Proteins from a genomic interval of Antedon mediterranea chromosome 5, ecAntMedi1.1, whole genome shotgun sequence:
- the LOC140049463 gene encoding uncharacterized protein isoform X3: MPPAEKDRPGKVFVGGMSMETLESALQAKFAKFGKIGEIIIVKNKETNISRGFGFITFENPADADIAVKEMNGFVLDGKPLKVDSALKALHSLDNTSRGRGRGQRGGPMGRGGPRGGFGGRGAPPLMRRGMSGPHRGGPPYSGPSRGAPSRGGPLSRGGFGSRGGPPPRGGRSGPGGRGGPGGRGGPRGRGGLLGNGRPMMMRGRGGPSRANGPRSLLHLEHEMGGRGGEYEESYQPAQRLGGGGGERGLLSTPHHYEEEDYGPPVKRSRPESYPAQAVDDYPPARGGYGQEENGYGTHSRAPEYLAERPAKHLYGRPSAREYGESRAEPPAREPLVRDPAPPRDSVLGRAPPRYDYGDARADVAATRDRPREPAVARSYPVAREAHRDYPPRERDPYASRPGYNEAVPERAAYPARREPQVAARGYGTAAAGYEEYDRNASTYNREYPAESRPAPARPARPAYMDPYAEAATSKEYDYG; the protein is encoded by the exons ATGCCTCCAGCCGAAAAAGATAGACCTGGCAAGGTGTTTGTAGGTGGCATGTCCATGGAGACTTTGGAATCAGCATTGCAAGCAAAGTTTGCCAAGTTCGGCAAGATTGGTGAGATTATCATCGTTAAGAACAAAGAGACCAACATTTCCAGAGGATTTGGATTTATTACATTTGAAAATCCAGCAGATGCAGATATTGCTGTCAAAGAAATGAATGGATTC GTTTTAGATGGAAAGCCATTAAAAGTTGACAGTGCATTGAAAGCACTTCATTCTCTCGATAATACTAGCAGAGGTAGAGGAAGGGGACAACGTGGTGGACCAATGGGCAGAGGGGGACCAAGAGGTGGATT TGGTGGTAGAGGTGCTCCCCCACTGATGAGACGGGGCATGAGTGGCCCACATAGAGGTGGACCACCTTATAGTGGACCCTCGCGTGGAGCTCCATCTCGAGGTGGGCCATTGTCACGCGGTGGTTTTGGCTCCCGTGGTGGACCACCCCCGCGTGGTGGTAGAAGCGGGCCAGGTGGTAGAGGTGGACCAGGTGGACGAGGTGGCCCAAGAGGCAGAGGAGGTCTTTTAGGCAATGGACGACCAATGATGATGCGAGGAAGAGGTGGACCATCACGAGCTAATGGTCCAAGAAGTCTTCTCCATCTTGAACATGAAATGGGAGGACGAGGTGGTGAATATGAAGAAAGTTATCAACCAGCTCAACGActaggaggaggaggaggagaaaGAG GTCTTTTATCTACTCCTCATCACTATGAAGAAGAAGATTATGGCCCGCCAGTAAAGCGAAGCAGACCAG AATCCTACCCAGCTCAAGCTGTAGATGATTACCCACCAGCAAGAGGTGGATACGGTCAAGAGGAAAATGGCTATG GAACACACAGCAGAGCTCCTGAATATCTTGCAGAAAGGCCTGCTAAACATTTATATG GACGCCCTTCTGCCAGAGAGTATGGAGAAAGTCGGGCTGAACCTCCAGCTCGTGAGCCTCTCGTACGAGATCCAGCACCTCCTCGAGATTCAGTTTTAG GCCGTGCTCCACCTAGGTATGATTACGGAGATGCTCGAGCTGATGTTGCAGCCACTCGTGATAGGCCACGAGAGCCTGCAGTAGCCAGAAGTTATCCGGTTGCTAGGGAAGCACACCGTGATTATCCGCCACGTGAAag gGACCCATATGCTTCACGTCCAGGATACAATGAGGCAGTTCCAGAAAGAGCAGCGTATCCTGCCCGACGTGAACCCCAAGTTGCAGCACGAGGATACGGTACTGCCGCTGCTGGATATGAAGAGTATGACAGAAATGCATCAACGTATAACCGTGAATACCCTGCAG AATCGCGTCCAGCACCAGCACGCCCAGCCCGGCCAGCTTACATGGATCCATACGCCGAAGCAGCTACGTCAAAGGAATACg ACTATGgttaa
- the LOC140049463 gene encoding uncharacterized protein isoform X2, producing MPPAEKDRPGKVFVGGMSMETLESALQAKFAKFGKIGEIIIVKNKETNISRGFGFITFENPADADIAVKEMNGFVLDGKPLKVDSALKALHSLDNTSRGRGRGQRGGPMGRGGPRGGFGGRGAPPLMRRGMSGPHRGGPPYSGPSRGAPSRGGPLSRGGFGSRGGPPPRGGRSGPGGRGGPGGRGGPRGRGGLLGNGRPMMMRGRGGPSRANGPRSLLHLEHEMGGRGGEYEESYQPAQRLGGGGGERGLLSTPHHYEEEDYGPPVKRSRPESYPAQAVDDYPPARGGYGQEENGYGRPSAREYGESRAEPPAREPLVRDPAPPRDSVLGRAPPRYDYGDARADVAATRDRPREPAVARSYPVAREAHRDYPPRERDPYASRPGYNEAVPERAAYPARREPQVAARGYGTAAAGYEEYDRNASTYNREYPAESRPAPARPARPAYMDPYAEAATSKEYGTQARGRPNASYTAPRDAYAEARAERPRMDYGSRDPFAAGAEASRGVPRRAPQATRGYERY from the exons ATGCCTCCAGCCGAAAAAGATAGACCTGGCAAGGTGTTTGTAGGTGGCATGTCCATGGAGACTTTGGAATCAGCATTGCAAGCAAAGTTTGCCAAGTTCGGCAAGATTGGTGAGATTATCATCGTTAAGAACAAAGAGACCAACATTTCCAGAGGATTTGGATTTATTACATTTGAAAATCCAGCAGATGCAGATATTGCTGTCAAAGAAATGAATGGATTC GTTTTAGATGGAAAGCCATTAAAAGTTGACAGTGCATTGAAAGCACTTCATTCTCTCGATAATACTAGCAGAGGTAGAGGAAGGGGACAACGTGGTGGACCAATGGGCAGAGGGGGACCAAGAGGTGGATT TGGTGGTAGAGGTGCTCCCCCACTGATGAGACGGGGCATGAGTGGCCCACATAGAGGTGGACCACCTTATAGTGGACCCTCGCGTGGAGCTCCATCTCGAGGTGGGCCATTGTCACGCGGTGGTTTTGGCTCCCGTGGTGGACCACCCCCGCGTGGTGGTAGAAGCGGGCCAGGTGGTAGAGGTGGACCAGGTGGACGAGGTGGCCCAAGAGGCAGAGGAGGTCTTTTAGGCAATGGACGACCAATGATGATGCGAGGAAGAGGTGGACCATCACGAGCTAATGGTCCAAGAAGTCTTCTCCATCTTGAACATGAAATGGGAGGACGAGGTGGTGAATATGAAGAAAGTTATCAACCAGCTCAACGActaggaggaggaggaggagaaaGAG GTCTTTTATCTACTCCTCATCACTATGAAGAAGAAGATTATGGCCCGCCAGTAAAGCGAAGCAGACCAG AATCCTACCCAGCTCAAGCTGTAGATGATTACCCACCAGCAAGAGGTGGATACGGTCAAGAGGAAAATGGCTATG GACGCCCTTCTGCCAGAGAGTATGGAGAAAGTCGGGCTGAACCTCCAGCTCGTGAGCCTCTCGTACGAGATCCAGCACCTCCTCGAGATTCAGTTTTAG GCCGTGCTCCACCTAGGTATGATTACGGAGATGCTCGAGCTGATGTTGCAGCCACTCGTGATAGGCCACGAGAGCCTGCAGTAGCCAGAAGTTATCCGGTTGCTAGGGAAGCACACCGTGATTATCCGCCACGTGAAag gGACCCATATGCTTCACGTCCAGGATACAATGAGGCAGTTCCAGAAAGAGCAGCGTATCCTGCCCGACGTGAACCCCAAGTTGCAGCACGAGGATACGGTACTGCCGCTGCTGGATATGAAGAGTATGACAGAAATGCATCAACGTATAACCGTGAATACCCTGCAG AATCGCGTCCAGCACCAGCACGCCCAGCCCGGCCAGCTTACATGGATCCATACGCCGAAGCAGCTACGTCAAAGGAATACg GTACCCAAGCACGTGGAAGACCAAACGCCAGTTATACTGCACCTCGCGATGCGTACGCTGAAGCCCGTGCAGAGCGCCCTCGCATGGATTATGGATCTCGCGACCCATTCGCCGCTGGTGCTGAAGCATCACGTGGCGTCCCTAGGAGAGCCCCACAAGCTACACGGGGCTATGAACGTTATTAA
- the LOC140049463 gene encoding uncharacterized protein isoform X1 translates to MPPAEKDRPGKVFVGGMSMETLESALQAKFAKFGKIGEIIIVKNKETNISRGFGFITFENPADADIAVKEMNGFVLDGKPLKVDSALKALHSLDNTSRGRGRGQRGGPMGRGGPRGGFGGRGAPPLMRRGMSGPHRGGPPYSGPSRGAPSRGGPLSRGGFGSRGGPPPRGGRSGPGGRGGPGGRGGPRGRGGLLGNGRPMMMRGRGGPSRANGPRSLLHLEHEMGGRGGEYEESYQPAQRLGGGGGERGLLSTPHHYEEEDYGPPVKRSRPESYPAQAVDDYPPARGGYGQEENGYGTHSRAPEYLAERPAKHLYGRPSAREYGESRAEPPAREPLVRDPAPPRDSVLGRAPPRYDYGDARADVAATRDRPREPAVARSYPVAREAHRDYPPRERDPYASRPGYNEAVPERAAYPARREPQVAARGYGTAAAGYEEYDRNASTYNREYPAESRPAPARPARPAYMDPYAEAATSKEYGTQARGRPNASYTAPRDAYAEARAERPRMDYGSRDPFAAGAEASRGVPRRAPQATRGYERY, encoded by the exons ATGCCTCCAGCCGAAAAAGATAGACCTGGCAAGGTGTTTGTAGGTGGCATGTCCATGGAGACTTTGGAATCAGCATTGCAAGCAAAGTTTGCCAAGTTCGGCAAGATTGGTGAGATTATCATCGTTAAGAACAAAGAGACCAACATTTCCAGAGGATTTGGATTTATTACATTTGAAAATCCAGCAGATGCAGATATTGCTGTCAAAGAAATGAATGGATTC GTTTTAGATGGAAAGCCATTAAAAGTTGACAGTGCATTGAAAGCACTTCATTCTCTCGATAATACTAGCAGAGGTAGAGGAAGGGGACAACGTGGTGGACCAATGGGCAGAGGGGGACCAAGAGGTGGATT TGGTGGTAGAGGTGCTCCCCCACTGATGAGACGGGGCATGAGTGGCCCACATAGAGGTGGACCACCTTATAGTGGACCCTCGCGTGGAGCTCCATCTCGAGGTGGGCCATTGTCACGCGGTGGTTTTGGCTCCCGTGGTGGACCACCCCCGCGTGGTGGTAGAAGCGGGCCAGGTGGTAGAGGTGGACCAGGTGGACGAGGTGGCCCAAGAGGCAGAGGAGGTCTTTTAGGCAATGGACGACCAATGATGATGCGAGGAAGAGGTGGACCATCACGAGCTAATGGTCCAAGAAGTCTTCTCCATCTTGAACATGAAATGGGAGGACGAGGTGGTGAATATGAAGAAAGTTATCAACCAGCTCAACGActaggaggaggaggaggagaaaGAG GTCTTTTATCTACTCCTCATCACTATGAAGAAGAAGATTATGGCCCGCCAGTAAAGCGAAGCAGACCAG AATCCTACCCAGCTCAAGCTGTAGATGATTACCCACCAGCAAGAGGTGGATACGGTCAAGAGGAAAATGGCTATG GAACACACAGCAGAGCTCCTGAATATCTTGCAGAAAGGCCTGCTAAACATTTATATG GACGCCCTTCTGCCAGAGAGTATGGAGAAAGTCGGGCTGAACCTCCAGCTCGTGAGCCTCTCGTACGAGATCCAGCACCTCCTCGAGATTCAGTTTTAG GCCGTGCTCCACCTAGGTATGATTACGGAGATGCTCGAGCTGATGTTGCAGCCACTCGTGATAGGCCACGAGAGCCTGCAGTAGCCAGAAGTTATCCGGTTGCTAGGGAAGCACACCGTGATTATCCGCCACGTGAAag gGACCCATATGCTTCACGTCCAGGATACAATGAGGCAGTTCCAGAAAGAGCAGCGTATCCTGCCCGACGTGAACCCCAAGTTGCAGCACGAGGATACGGTACTGCCGCTGCTGGATATGAAGAGTATGACAGAAATGCATCAACGTATAACCGTGAATACCCTGCAG AATCGCGTCCAGCACCAGCACGCCCAGCCCGGCCAGCTTACATGGATCCATACGCCGAAGCAGCTACGTCAAAGGAATACg GTACCCAAGCACGTGGAAGACCAAACGCCAGTTATACTGCACCTCGCGATGCGTACGCTGAAGCCCGTGCAGAGCGCCCTCGCATGGATTATGGATCTCGCGACCCATTCGCCGCTGGTGCTGAAGCATCACGTGGCGTCCCTAGGAGAGCCCCACAAGCTACACGGGGCTATGAACGTTATTAA